In one Komagataeibacter sp. FNDCR2 genomic region, the following are encoded:
- a CDS encoding winged helix-turn-helix domain-containing protein, with protein MTEMRLTLRLDANGTPLLGHGKIRLLEQIGRTGSISAAARVMGMSYRRAWLLVEAMNTAFTQPLVSARPGGGGGAGLSPQGEAVLRLYREIEDAARDATRAPLEALGAMCAPAP; from the coding sequence ATGACTGAAATGCGGCTGACGTTGCGGCTCGACGCGAATGGCACCCCCCTGCTTGGGCACGGCAAGATCCGGCTGCTTGAACAGATCGGCCGGACGGGCTCCATTTCAGCCGCGGCGCGGGTGATGGGCATGTCCTACCGCCGGGCCTGGCTGCTGGTCGAGGCCATGAACACCGCCTTCACGCAGCCGCTGGTCTCCGCGCGGCCCGGCGGCGGCGGCGGCGCCGGGCTTTCGCCCCAGGGGGAAGCCGTGCTGCGCCTGTACCGTGAAATCGAGGACGCGGCCCGTGACGCGACCCGTGCCCCGCTTGAGGCATTGGGGGCGATGTGCGCGCCCGCGCCGTGA
- a CDS encoding glucan biosynthesis protein: protein MKAGTALSALALSGMGAIRPARATQSSNFDSTTVRTLAHQLSQQAYQAPSQTLPSALRNLNFDQYNSMSFRSEQALWHGENLGFDVEFFPRGYLYAPRIDMHEVIDGQSRPITFSPDMFDYGDPALRVNDDIGFAGLRLRAPINTPGVMEEFCVFLGASYFRAVAKGQNYGLSARGFANGTGDPAGEEFALFRAFWLEKPKAGVDSVVVHALLDSPSLAGAFRFTIRPGETTVFDVQSYLYPRKAIAESGIAPLTGMFYFDANDRTRVDDWRPAAHDSEGLSMWTGSGQQLWRPLRNPRDLQFSAFSDVRPHGFGLMQRKRSFADFEDVALNYEKRPSLWIEPIGDWGMGAVDLVEIPTPNEVNDNIVSFWRPQQPLDQGREYIFTYRMYWGWDTPWPTKLARVAATRVGESTDDSHTRFFDLDFVGAPFQNLPDKPHFHLQCRTSAGEIRNVVVEPVPAIHGWRSTFEFAPGDAKVAELNCVLADDNGPVSEEWVYRWTP, encoded by the coding sequence ATGAAAGCGGGAACCGCCCTTTCCGCCCTGGCCCTGTCGGGCATGGGCGCGATACGGCCCGCCAGGGCGACCCAGAGCAGTAATTTCGATTCCACGACAGTACGCACCCTGGCGCACCAGCTTTCGCAGCAGGCCTATCAGGCCCCGTCGCAGACCCTGCCCTCCGCCCTGCGCAACCTGAATTTCGATCAGTACAACTCCATGTCCTTCCGCTCGGAACAGGCATTGTGGCATGGGGAGAATCTGGGTTTCGATGTCGAGTTCTTTCCGCGCGGCTATCTGTACGCGCCCCGCATCGACATGCATGAAGTCATTGATGGGCAGTCGCGCCCCATTACCTTCAGCCCGGACATGTTCGACTACGGAGATCCCGCCCTGCGGGTGAATGATGATATCGGCTTTGCGGGCCTGCGCCTGCGCGCGCCGATCAATACACCCGGTGTCATGGAGGAATTCTGCGTCTTCCTGGGCGCATCCTATTTCCGCGCCGTGGCGAAGGGGCAGAATTACGGCCTGTCGGCACGCGGCTTCGCGAATGGCACGGGGGATCCGGCGGGGGAGGAGTTCGCCCTGTTCCGCGCCTTCTGGCTGGAAAAGCCCAAGGCGGGGGTGGATAGCGTCGTGGTGCATGCGCTGCTTGACAGTCCCTCCCTTGCCGGGGCGTTCCGCTTTACCATCCGGCCGGGCGAGACCACGGTGTTCGATGTCCAGTCCTATCTCTACCCGCGCAAGGCCATTGCGGAATCCGGCATCGCGCCGCTGACGGGCATGTTCTATTTCGATGCCAACGACCGCACCCGCGTCGATGACTGGCGGCCCGCCGCCCATGACAGCGAGGGACTTTCGATGTGGACAGGCAGCGGCCAGCAGTTGTGGCGGCCGCTGCGCAACCCGCGTGACCTGCAGTTCTCGGCCTTCAGCGATGTCAGGCCGCATGGCTTCGGTCTCATGCAGCGCAAGCGCTCCTTTGCCGATTTCGAGGATGTGGCCCTGAATTATGAAAAGCGTCCCTCGCTCTGGATCGAACCGATCGGGGACTGGGGCATGGGCGCGGTCGATCTGGTGGAAATTCCCACACCCAACGAGGTGAACGACAATATCGTCTCCTTCTGGCGCCCCCAGCAGCCGCTGGACCAGGGGCGCGAATATATCTTCACCTATCGCATGTACTGGGGCTGGGACACGCCGTGGCCCACGAAGCTCGCCCGCGTGGCCGCCACGCGCGTGGGGGAATCGACGGATGATTCGCATACCCGGTTCTTTGACCTCGACTTCGTGGGCGCGCCATTCCAGAACCTGCCGGACAAGCCGCATTTCCACCTGCAATGCCGGACTTCGGCGGGTGAAATCCGCAATGTGGTGGTCGAGCCGGTACCCGCCATCCATGGCTGGCGCAGCACGTTCGAATTCGCCCCGGGTGATGCCAAGGTGGCGGAACTGAACTGCGTGCTGGCCGATGATAACGGCCCCGTATCGGAAGAATGGGTCTATCGATGGACGCCGTAG
- a CDS encoding aromatic acid exporter family protein encodes MGARLRVMLRSIMRKGTWRQVVRMNVSLVLSGIVATLIHLEEPVWALITSVIVITQTRLTQTLSTGREQIVGTLIGAAAGMSAIALEQWYGLSLAMVFWVMLMPLAVVVALRPKMRVAIVTLMVVLLFPATGAPFSRPLQRIASIMTGVVVSFAVSFFVLRNEARREVLADSASLLRGLADLLGSALRPHPDYDTLATADVTCRSLLQDINDGVQEAEVEHPGALARHDPLVARLPGLLRRIRSDAIFIARAAVEGETARMGDMLGHERDMVVLLLGQMADRCDATAATRRGHALGSEGMRDMLDRLERTGEHWTPVMRFAVGLLHADMRLAVRNIWSDGRTDDGPFPLSGHPLLAEVSFGPVSADRADKG; translated from the coding sequence ATGGGGGCGCGCCTGCGGGTCATGCTGCGTTCCATCATGCGCAAGGGCACGTGGCGGCAGGTCGTGCGGATGAATGTCTCGCTCGTGCTGTCCGGCATCGTCGCCACGCTCATCCATCTTGAAGAGCCGGTCTGGGCGCTGATCACATCGGTCATCGTCATTACCCAGACCCGGCTGACCCAGACGCTTTCCACCGGGCGTGAGCAGATTGTCGGCACCCTGATCGGGGCGGCGGCGGGCATGTCCGCCATCGCGCTGGAACAGTGGTATGGCCTTTCGCTGGCTATGGTGTTCTGGGTCATGCTCATGCCGCTGGCGGTTGTCGTGGCGCTGCGGCCCAAGATGCGGGTCGCGATCGTGACCCTGATGGTCGTGCTGCTGTTTCCCGCCACCGGCGCGCCCTTTTCGCGCCCGCTGCAACGGATCGCCTCGATCATGACCGGGGTCGTGGTGTCGTTCGCGGTCTCGTTCTTCGTGCTGCGCAACGAGGCGCGGCGCGAAGTGCTGGCGGACTCCGCCAGCCTGCTGCGCGGTCTGGCCGACCTGCTGGGCAGCGCGCTGCGCCCGCATCCCGATTATGACACGCTGGCCACGGCGGATGTGACGTGCCGGTCGCTGTTGCAGGACATCAATGACGGCGTGCAGGAAGCGGAGGTGGAGCACCCCGGCGCGCTTGCCCGGCATGACCCGCTGGTGGCGCGCCTGCCGGGGCTTTTGCGTCGGATCCGTTCGGATGCTATCTTCATCGCGCGCGCGGCGGTGGAGGGCGAAACCGCCCGCATGGGTGACATGCTCGGTCATGAACGCGACATGGTGGTCCTGCTTTTGGGCCAGATGGCCGATCGCTGCGATGCGACCGCCGCCACCCGCCGGGGCCACGCGCTGGGCAGTGAGGGCATGCGTGACATGCTGGACCGCCTGGAGCGGACGGGGGAACACTGGACGCCTGTCATGCGTTTCGCCGTAGGGCTGCTGCATGCCGACATGCGGCTTGCCGTGCGTAATATCTGGTCAGACGGGCGGACCGATGATGGTCCGTTCCCGCTTTCGGGGCACCCGCTTCTGGCTGAAGTTTCCTTCGGGCCGGTCAGTGCCGACAGGGCAGACAAGGGATAG
- a CDS encoding DegQ family serine endoprotease has product MSFRAAVFSRSCLALGLLATPGAYTAAHAQEPAPTAPLRLPGEGRNMPDSFADLAAKLLPAVVNVSTTEMVRPGDDEEEGGDDGDSTPQVPNFPEGSPFEKFFHDFMNRQDSPNAPPRKMQALGSGFIIDPSGVIVTNNHVVRHADQITVTLQDNTVLKARLLGHDDRTDLAVLKVDSPRPLPAVPFGDSDHARVGDWVLAIGNPFGLSGTVTAGIISSRGRNIEQGPYDDFIQTDAPINKGNSGGPLFNLKGEVIGINTAIFSPSGGSIGIGFSIPSAEAQGIIEQLRHHGTVTRGWIGVRIQDVTQEIAEGLGMQGAHGALIAGVEPKGPADMAHLQTGDVIRSLNGKDIDGRALPRLVAELAGGSVAHLGIWRKGQQMEVPITIGALPDEKTDKAEGGHAPAHEPAQNSVAITGMGFTVGEIDDIARQKYNMAEGQKGVLVTGVTEDSPAAERGLRPGDVITEVQQSAVGTPADLRRQIDAARARHGRTVLFLVQNADGLRWVPFPLPDGAGH; this is encoded by the coding sequence ATGTCCTTTCGTGCCGCTGTCTTTTCCCGGTCCTGCCTTGCCCTGGGGCTGCTCGCGACCCCTGGTGCATACACCGCCGCCCATGCGCAGGAGCCCGCCCCCACGGCCCCCCTGCGCCTGCCGGGCGAGGGACGCAACATGCCCGACAGCTTCGCCGACCTGGCGGCGAAGCTGCTGCCCGCCGTGGTCAACGTCTCCACCACCGAGATGGTCCGCCCCGGCGATGACGAGGAGGAGGGCGGCGATGACGGCGACAGCACGCCGCAGGTGCCCAATTTTCCCGAAGGTTCGCCGTTCGAGAAATTCTTCCATGATTTCATGAACCGTCAGGATTCACCCAACGCGCCGCCGCGCAAGATGCAGGCGCTGGGTTCGGGCTTCATCATCGACCCGTCGGGCGTGATCGTGACGAACAACCACGTCGTGCGCCATGCCGACCAGATTACCGTCACGCTGCAGGACAATACCGTGCTCAAGGCGCGGCTGCTCGGGCATGATGACCGTACCGACCTTGCGGTGCTGAAGGTGGACAGCCCCAGGCCACTGCCCGCCGTGCCGTTCGGGGATAGCGACCATGCGCGGGTGGGGGACTGGGTGCTGGCCATCGGCAACCCGTTCGGCCTCTCGGGCACGGTGACGGCGGGGATCATTTCCTCACGCGGGCGCAATATCGAGCAGGGACCGTATGACGATTTCATCCAGACGGACGCCCCCATCAACAAGGGCAATTCCGGCGGCCCGCTGTTCAACCTGAAGGGTGAGGTCATCGGCATCAACACCGCCATCTTCTCGCCTTCGGGCGGGTCGATCGGTATCGGGTTCTCCATCCCCTCGGCCGAGGCGCAGGGCATTATCGAACAGCTCCGCCACCACGGCACCGTGACGCGCGGGTGGATCGGGGTGCGTATCCAGGACGTGACGCAGGAAATTGCCGAGGGCCTGGGCATGCAGGGCGCCCATGGCGCGCTGATCGCGGGGGTGGAGCCGAAGGGACCGGCGGACATGGCCCATCTCCAGACCGGGGATGTGATCCGGAGCCTGAACGGCAAGGATATCGACGGCCGCGCGCTGCCCCGTCTGGTGGCCGAGCTTGCGGGTGGCAGCGTGGCGCATCTGGGGATCTGGCGCAAGGGCCAGCAGATGGAGGTTCCCATCACCATCGGCGCCCTGCCCGATGAAAAGACCGACAAGGCCGAGGGCGGCCACGCCCCCGCCCATGAACCGGCGCAGAACAGCGTGGCGATTACCGGCATGGGTTTCACGGTGGGTGAGATCGATGACATCGCGCGCCAGAAATACAACATGGCCGAAGGGCAGAAGGGCGTGCTGGTGACCGGCGTGACCGAGGACAGCCCGGCCGCCGAACGCGGGCTGCGCCCCGGTGACGTGATAACCGAGGTGCAGCAGTCCGCCGTCGGCACGCCAGCCGACCTGCGCCGCCAGATCGACGCCGCGCGCGCGCGCCACGGCCGGACCGTCCTGTTCCTGGTGCAGAATGCCGATGGCCTGCGCTGGGTGCCCTTTCCCCTGCCCGATGGCGCCGGGCACTGA
- the mdoH gene encoding glucans biosynthesis glucosyltransferase MdoH: MDAVGGLTSSGPPTRGPSTLLPQGWSALPPPAPLDMPVHPLADAPDLHGRGPVMPTQWRLIGLRRLLVIGGAVAMTGLAGYEMDLVFNAVQRSVAGMVMLVLFVVLFLWIALAFTSAIAGFGSMLAHGGLGLGITRTGPLPRLSSRTALLMPTYNEDPGRVMAGLRATIDSLTATLQERAFDVFILSDTTDPDIWVAEEAAYMALCRATGWGGRLFYRRRAVNTDRKAGNIAQWVRAYGAAYQQMITLDADSVMAGDVIVRLTAAMERNPGVGLIQSLPVIVNGSTLFARMQQFAGRVYGPLIAHGIAWWHGSEGNYWGHNAIIRTKAFAEQAGLPHLPGRKPFGGAIMSHDFVEAALMRRGGWAIHMVPALSGSYEESPPSLTDIAIRDRRWCQGNLQHAKVISANGLHWVSRMHMLMGIGSYVTAPLWLIFLLVGIVVSLQTRFYKPEYFGDTKLLYPHWPHVDPVQAEYMFLGTMVVLLAPKILAYILLLIDGPLRRGCGGAIAAAASIMVETVVGGLMAPIAMLIQTGGVISILMGRDSGWNAQRRDAGSLQIMHNVRLYMVHTLMGMALAAAAWSVSLPLFLWMLPVTLGLVCAIPLTALTGSTAVGQAFRRAHLLLIPEETAPPPVLKEAVTYMGRMAGQPVPEAIAALRARAELLRVHEILLPPPRHRGDPINPALLVGLLKVREAPDLATAVRELDRAEKSAVLGNAEGLHLLAQLP, encoded by the coding sequence ATGGACGCCGTAGGCGGCCTGACATCATCGGGGCCGCCCACGCGCGGCCCGTCCACCCTGCTGCCGCAAGGCTGGTCCGCCCTGCCGCCCCCGGCGCCGCTGGACATGCCTGTCCATCCGCTGGCCGATGCGCCGGACCTGCATGGGCGCGGGCCGGTCATGCCCACCCAGTGGCGCCTGATCGGGCTGCGGCGCCTTTTGGTCATTGGCGGCGCGGTGGCCATGACCGGGCTTGCCGGGTACGAAATGGACCTTGTGTTCAACGCCGTGCAGCGTTCCGTGGCCGGCATGGTCATGCTGGTGCTGTTTGTCGTGCTGTTTTTGTGGATCGCGCTGGCCTTTACCTCCGCCATCGCGGGGTTCGGGTCGATGCTGGCGCATGGCGGGCTGGGGCTGGGCATTACGCGCACCGGGCCGCTGCCGCGCCTGTCCAGCCGCACGGCGCTGCTGATGCCCACCTATAACGAGGATCCGGGCCGGGTCATGGCCGGGCTGCGCGCCACCATCGACAGCCTGACCGCCACGTTGCAGGAACGCGCGTTCGATGTGTTCATCCTGTCCGATACGACCGACCCGGACATATGGGTAGCCGAAGAGGCCGCGTACATGGCCCTGTGCCGCGCGACGGGCTGGGGCGGGCGGCTGTTCTATCGCCGCCGCGCGGTCAATACCGACCGCAAGGCGGGCAATATCGCCCAATGGGTGCGTGCCTACGGCGCGGCCTACCAGCAGATGATCACGCTTGATGCCGACAGCGTCATGGCGGGCGACGTGATCGTGCGGCTGACGGCGGCCATGGAGCGCAACCCCGGCGTGGGGCTGATCCAGTCCCTGCCGGTCATTGTGAACGGATCGACCCTGTTCGCGCGCATGCAGCAGTTCGCGGGCCGCGTCTATGGTCCCCTGATCGCCCACGGCATTGCCTGGTGGCATGGGTCGGAAGGCAATTACTGGGGGCATAACGCCATCATCCGCACCAAGGCGTTTGCCGAACAGGCGGGACTGCCCCACCTGCCCGGCCGCAAGCCGTTCGGTGGCGCGATCATGAGCCATGACTTCGTGGAGGCCGCCCTTATGCGCCGGGGGGGCTGGGCCATCCACATGGTGCCTGCCCTGAGCGGATCGTATGAGGAAAGCCCCCCGTCACTGACCGATATCGCCATCCGTGACCGGCGCTGGTGCCAGGGCAACCTGCAGCATGCGAAGGTGATTTCCGCCAACGGCCTGCACTGGGTCAGCCGCATGCACATGCTCATGGGCATCGGCTCCTACGTCACCGCGCCGCTGTGGCTGATCTTCCTGCTGGTCGGGATCGTGGTGTCCCTGCAAACCCGCTTCTACAAACCCGAATATTTTGGCGACACCAAGCTGCTCTACCCCCACTGGCCCCATGTGGATCCGGTACAGGCGGAATACATGTTCCTGGGTACCATGGTGGTGCTGCTGGCCCCCAAGATACTGGCGTACATCCTGCTGCTGATCGATGGCCCGCTGCGGCGGGGATGTGGCGGGGCCATCGCCGCCGCCGCCTCCATCATGGTGGAAACGGTCGTGGGCGGGCTGATGGCCCCGATCGCCATGCTGATCCAGACCGGGGGCGTCATTTCCATCCTGATGGGGCGCGATTCGGGCTGGAACGCGCAGCGGCGCGACGCGGGCAGCCTCCAGATCATGCATAATGTGCGGCTGTACATGGTGCATACCCTTATGGGCATGGCACTGGCCGCGGCGGCATGGAGCGTCTCGCTCCCGCTGTTCTTGTGGATGCTGCCGGTAACGCTCGGCCTGGTCTGCGCCATTCCCCTGACGGCGCTGACCGGCAGTACGGCGGTGGGGCAGGCGTTCCGGCGTGCCCACCTTCTGTTGATACCCGAGGAAACAGCCCCGCCCCCCGTGCTGAAGGAAGCCGTGACCTATATGGGCCGCATGGCGGGCCAGCCGGTGCCCGAAGCCATTGCCGCGCTGCGCGCGCGCGCCGAACTGCTCAGGGTGCATGAAATCCTGCTGCCGCCGCCCCGCCACCGGGGGGATCCGATCAACCCCGCCCTTCTGGTCGGCCTGCTGAAGGTGCGCGAGGCCCCGGATCTGGCCACGGCGGTGCGTGAACTCGACCGTGCGGAAAAATCAGCCGTGCTGGGCAATGCAGAAGGGCTGCATCTTCTGGCGCAACTGCCCTGA
- a CDS encoding GNAT family N-acetyltransferase: protein MTHSDHPVAPMAAPIHGRWRPMEARDLPAVSALAERLHPACPERPAILEERHSLCPPGCLILPGPTGGVGGYVLSHPWRMASPPALDTYLRRLPEAADCWYLHDIAILPSLRGRGDTHAALGLMAAQARRQGISWLALMAAEGARAVWAHLGFTPMADIPPQVTRSYGADACPMRRAISPAP from the coding sequence ATGACCCATTCCGACCATCCGGTCGCACCCATGGCGGCCCCGATCCATGGCCGGTGGCGTCCCATGGAGGCACGGGATCTGCCCGCCGTAAGCGCGCTGGCCGAACGCCTGCACCCCGCCTGTCCGGAACGGCCCGCCATACTGGAGGAACGCCACAGCCTGTGCCCGCCGGGCTGCCTGATCCTGCCCGGCCCCACCGGCGGTGTGGGGGGGTACGTATTGAGCCACCCCTGGCGCATGGCCTCACCCCCCGCACTGGATACATACCTGCGCCGCCTGCCCGAGGCGGCGGATTGCTGGTACCTGCATGACATCGCCATCCTGCCCTCCCTGCGCGGGCGGGGCGATACGCATGCGGCACTCGGGCTCATGGCGGCGCAGGCCCGGCGGCAGGGCATATCATGGCTTGCCCTTATGGCGGCCGAGGGCGCGCGGGCGGTCTGGGCGCATCTGGGCTTCACGCCCATGGCCGACATACCGCCACAGGTCACGCGGAGTTATGGCGCGGATGCCTGCCCGATGCGCCGCGCCATTTCCCCTGCCCCCTGA
- a CDS encoding mannitol dehydrogenase family protein: MLNETTLKHLPAGVQAPHYQPGEVGRGIVHFGVGNFFRAHEAWYVDKCLALPGQSEWGIVGVGLSGGARSEAKAHAFQQQDCLYSLTEVTADGVRTVSVIGALREYLLAPANPDAVLARLVDPKTRIVSMTITEGGYNIDEETGRFRLDTPAIRADLDNPRQPATVFGYVVEALRRRRAAGTGPFTVLSCDNLRSNGHVAHEAFVGYARALDADLAAWIEANVTFPCSMVDRITPGVDAATCRALNEASGLDDELPVLAEDFSQWVLEDKFCNGRPALEKVGVEFVQDVAGYEQVKVRMLNAAHILLGSAGLLLGYRYAHETVEDADLERLANAYWTQDAMPQIDAPAGVDLDAYRRRLLSRFSNPAVADTLLRICSDGASKVRVFWTDTVRRSLASGHPLDRIAFGIAAYLEMLRGRDEKGQAYTPIEPTLDADELALARADDLSAGLALSAFDGWRDMDTTALDAAVIAARRSIRARGLRASLPA; this comes from the coding sequence ATGCTGAATGAAACAACCCTGAAGCATCTTCCCGCCGGCGTGCAGGCGCCACATTACCAACCGGGGGAAGTGGGGCGCGGGATCGTTCATTTTGGTGTGGGCAATTTTTTCCGCGCGCATGAAGCCTGGTATGTGGACAAATGCCTCGCCCTGCCCGGACAGTCGGAATGGGGGATCGTGGGCGTGGGCCTGAGCGGTGGCGCGCGCAGCGAGGCCAAGGCCCACGCCTTCCAGCAGCAGGACTGCCTGTATTCCCTGACCGAAGTCACGGCCGATGGCGTGCGCACGGTGTCCGTGATCGGGGCCCTGCGTGAATATCTGCTGGCCCCCGCCAACCCCGATGCGGTGCTGGCCCGCCTTGTCGACCCGAAGACACGCATCGTCAGCATGACGATAACGGAGGGTGGCTACAATATTGACGAGGAAACCGGGCGTTTCAGGCTCGATACCCCGGCCATCCGCGCCGATCTGGACAACCCCCGCCAGCCCGCCACCGTGTTCGGCTACGTGGTCGAGGCCCTGCGCCGCAGGCGGGCGGCGGGCACGGGACCGTTTACCGTCCTGTCATGCGACAACCTGCGCAGCAATGGCCATGTCGCGCATGAAGCCTTTGTGGGGTACGCCCGCGCGCTGGATGCGGACCTGGCGGCGTGGATCGAGGCCAATGTCACCTTTCCCTGCTCCATGGTGGACCGCATCACCCCCGGCGTGGACGCGGCGACATGCAGGGCGCTGAACGAAGCCAGCGGGCTGGACGATGAACTGCCCGTGCTGGCGGAAGATTTCAGCCAGTGGGTGCTGGAGGACAAATTCTGCAACGGCCGCCCCGCGCTGGAAAAGGTCGGGGTGGAGTTCGTGCAGGACGTTGCGGGCTATGAGCAGGTGAAGGTGCGCATGCTCAACGCGGCGCATATCCTGCTGGGCTCGGCCGGGCTGCTGCTGGGCTATCGCTACGCCCATGAAACGGTGGAGGACGCGGATCTGGAGCGTCTGGCCAATGCCTACTGGACACAGGACGCGATGCCCCAGATCGACGCCCCGGCGGGTGTGGATCTCGATGCCTACCGCAGGCGTCTGCTCAGCCGGTTTTCCAACCCGGCGGTCGCGGATACGCTGCTGCGCATATGCAGTGATGGCGCATCCAAGGTCCGGGTCTTCTGGACCGATACCGTGCGCCGGTCGCTGGCCAGCGGCCACCCGCTTGACCGGATTGCCTTCGGCATCGCCGCCTATCTGGAAATGCTGCGTGGGCGCGACGAGAAGGGGCAGGCCTATACCCCCATCGAACCGACGCTGGATGCGGATGAACTGGCGCTGGCCCGTGCCGATGACCTGTCGGCCGGTCTGGCGCTGTCCGCGTTCGATGGCTGGCGCGACATGGACACCACGGCGCTTGACGCGGCGGTCATCGCCGCGCGCCGCTCCATCCGCGCGCGCGGGCTGCGCGCCAGCCTTCCGGCGTAA
- a CDS encoding MFS transporter produces the protein MKQTDNLSESTSFADRLGIPAPLFWGFVGLLFFMIGDGVEAGYLAPYLEGHGVSSRDTALLFTIYGVTVSLSSWASGPLSDLWGPKRVMWIGLGIWALFEVMFLTFGVAVNSYPIMLAAYTMRGFGYPLFTYGFLVWIAAATPPRQLGSAAGWFWFAFSGGLPTLGSLFASFAIPVIGEMATFWSSLGLVMFGGLLALLMTHEPTGTKRLARPGTPVGTIFFSSISILWREPKTLIAMLVRTINTSSEYAFLVIMPAFFTKVIGFSLSQWLQLLSIIFLANILVNLVSGMTADRLGHRAVVAIGGGVGAALTVPMFYYVPMMFPGNFTIAAIMGAVYGATIAAFVPLSGLVPQICPKEKAAALSALGLGAGASTWVGPAIVTWFESWHGIEGIIWIFSGLYVASALMTLVLTISPEARRHLDEAALRGDIAEELTVGH, from the coding sequence TTGAAACAGACAGACAATCTGTCCGAATCAACGTCCTTTGCTGACCGGCTGGGCATTCCCGCCCCCCTGTTCTGGGGGTTTGTGGGGCTGCTGTTCTTCATGATCGGTGACGGGGTCGAGGCTGGCTATCTGGCCCCCTACCTTGAGGGGCATGGCGTTTCATCGCGGGATACCGCGCTTTTGTTCACCATTTACGGTGTGACCGTTTCCCTGTCCTCATGGGCGTCGGGGCCCTTGTCGGATCTGTGGGGGCCCAAGCGGGTCATGTGGATCGGGCTTGGCATCTGGGCGCTGTTCGAGGTGATGTTCCTGACCTTCGGCGTGGCGGTCAACAGCTACCCGATCATGCTGGCCGCCTACACCATGCGTGGTTTCGGCTACCCGCTGTTCACCTACGGCTTTCTGGTCTGGATCGCGGCGGCGACACCGCCGCGCCAGCTCGGCTCGGCGGCGGGGTGGTTCTGGTTCGCCTTTTCCGGCGGCCTGCCCACGCTGGGTTCGCTGTTCGCCAGCTTCGCCATTCCGGTGATAGGCGAGATGGCCACGTTCTGGTCCTCGCTGGGGCTGGTCATGTTCGGCGGGCTGCTTGCGCTGCTGATGACGCATGAGCCGACCGGCACGAAGCGCCTTGCCCGTCCCGGCACGCCTGTCGGTACGATCTTCTTCAGCTCCATCAGCATCCTGTGGCGTGAACCCAAGACGTTGATCGCCATGCTGGTGCGCACCATCAACACCTCGTCGGAATATGCGTTCCTCGTGATCATGCCGGCGTTCTTTACCAAGGTGATCGGGTTCTCGCTGTCGCAGTGGCTCCAGCTCCTGTCGATCATTTTCCTGGCGAACATCCTGGTCAACCTCGTATCGGGCATGACGGCGGACCGGCTTGGCCATCGGGCCGTGGTGGCGATTGGCGGCGGTGTGGGCGCGGCCCTTACCGTGCCGATGTTCTATTACGTGCCGATGATGTTCCCCGGCAACTTCACCATCGCGGCCATCATGGGCGCGGTGTATGGCGCGACGATCGCCGCTTTCGTGCCGCTGTCGGGTCTCGTGCCGCAGATCTGCCCCAAGGAAAAGGCCGCCGCGCTGTCCGCCCTCGGGCTGGGGGCTGGCGCCAGCACATGGGTTGGTCCGGCGATCGTGACATGGTTTGAATCATGGCACGGGATTGAAGGGATCATCTGGATCTTCTCGGGCCTGTATGTGGCGTCCGCCCTCATGACCCTGGTGCTGACCATCTCGCCCGAAGCCCGCCGCCATCTGGACGAAGCCGCGCTGCGTGGCGACATTGCCGAGGAACTGACCGTCGGCCACTGA